In Arthrobacter sp. CDRTa11, one DNA window encodes the following:
- a CDS encoding carbohydrate ABC transporter permease — protein sequence MTMVSPPVAAPAASAAVQRKPRRRSWAGWWFIGPFMAVFALVFLAPIAYSIYLSVFRTQLIGGTAFVGLDNYTRALSDPQFWSALGRVSMFLAVQVPVMLFIALLVALALDSGRLYGKAFFRISIFLPYAVPAVVAALMWGFMYGTRFGLVGNINQAFGLQLPSPLSAELVLVSIGNIVTWEFIGYNMLIFYSALTVIPKSLYEAAEIDGAGQLRVISAIKIPAIRGAIVVATIFSVIGSFQLFNEPSILKSLSPNTISTFFTPNLYAYSLSFSGQQYNYSATVAIMMGLLTMAIAFAVQARGMRKER from the coding sequence ATGACAATGGTGTCCCCACCGGTTGCAGCCCCTGCTGCTTCCGCTGCCGTCCAGCGGAAACCCCGCCGGCGCTCCTGGGCAGGGTGGTGGTTTATCGGCCCGTTCATGGCAGTCTTCGCCCTGGTGTTCCTCGCACCCATTGCCTACTCGATCTACCTCAGTGTCTTCCGCACCCAGCTCATTGGCGGAACAGCCTTCGTTGGCCTGGACAACTACACGCGGGCACTGTCCGATCCGCAGTTCTGGTCCGCCTTGGGCCGGGTTTCCATGTTCCTGGCCGTCCAGGTACCGGTGATGCTTTTTATCGCCCTGCTGGTTGCCCTCGCGCTGGACAGCGGCCGGCTGTACGGGAAGGCCTTTTTCCGGATCTCGATCTTCCTGCCGTATGCAGTGCCTGCGGTGGTGGCCGCCCTGATGTGGGGGTTTATGTACGGCACCCGCTTCGGGCTGGTGGGAAACATCAACCAGGCCTTCGGGCTGCAGCTGCCCAGCCCCCTCTCCGCCGAACTGGTCCTGGTCTCGATCGGGAACATCGTGACCTGGGAATTCATCGGCTACAACATGCTCATCTTCTACTCCGCGCTGACAGTCATCCCCAAGTCGCTGTACGAGGCGGCGGAGATCGACGGCGCCGGGCAGTTGAGGGTCATTTCGGCCATCAAGATCCCGGCCATCCGCGGCGCGATCGTGGTGGCAACGATCTTCTCGGTCATCGGGAGCTTCCAGCTCTTCAATGAGCCGAGCATCCTCAAGAGCCTTTCGCCGAACACCATCTCAACGTTCTTCACGCCCAACCTGTACGCCTACTCCCTCTCCTTCTCAGGCCAGCAGTACAACTACTCCGCCACGGTGGCGATCATGATGGGCCTGCTCACGATGGCTATCGCCTTCGCAGTCCAGGCCCGCGGCATGCGAAAGGAACGCTAA
- a CDS encoding LacI family DNA-binding transcriptional regulator gives MSPQPGQPPVEEAAASLARRRVSMADVAKLAGVSSQTVSRVSNGSPDVVRETRQQVIAAMDQLGYRPNSAARALKRGSFRTIGVILFSLSSFGNVRTLEAIALHAAKEDFAITLIPVTAPTQAGVQGAFSRMGELAVDAVIAIMEVQLLDAATVTVPPGVKVVVVDSNAGSDYSVVDTDQADGARQAVEHLLGLGHETVWHVAGPEKSFASERRREAWRNTLLAQGKKVPPIVRGDWSAGSGYEAGLWLAEQEGCTAVFTANDHMALGVLRAFREKGISVPGDISLVGFDDVPEASSYTPPLTTVHQDFTEVGHRCVDNVLHQIRSNTADPGMVLVPTRLIVRESTAPPLRP, from the coding sequence ATGTCCCCACAGCCCGGTCAACCCCCCGTCGAGGAAGCGGCCGCTTCCCTGGCCCGTCGGCGCGTCTCCATGGCCGACGTCGCCAAGCTTGCAGGCGTCTCCTCCCAGACCGTTTCGCGGGTCTCCAACGGCAGCCCCGATGTGGTGCGGGAGACCCGGCAGCAGGTTATTGCGGCGATGGACCAGCTGGGCTACCGGCCTAACAGCGCGGCGCGGGCCCTGAAGCGTGGTAGCTTCCGAACCATTGGCGTCATACTCTTTTCGCTGTCGTCCTTCGGGAACGTCCGCACGCTGGAGGCCATTGCCCTGCATGCCGCCAAAGAGGACTTTGCCATCACGCTGATTCCGGTCACGGCACCCACCCAGGCCGGAGTGCAGGGCGCGTTTTCCCGGATGGGCGAACTGGCCGTGGACGCGGTCATCGCCATTATGGAGGTCCAGCTCCTCGATGCTGCCACCGTGACAGTGCCGCCGGGAGTGAAGGTTGTAGTGGTGGATTCGAACGCCGGTTCTGACTACAGCGTGGTTGACACTGACCAGGCGGACGGCGCCAGGCAGGCAGTGGAGCACCTCCTTGGGCTGGGCCACGAAACGGTGTGGCATGTGGCGGGGCCGGAGAAATCCTTCGCCAGCGAGCGGCGGCGGGAGGCGTGGCGGAACACGCTGCTTGCCCAGGGCAAAAAGGTGCCGCCCATTGTGCGGGGCGACTGGTCGGCCGGGTCTGGCTATGAAGCCGGCCTGTGGCTTGCTGAGCAGGAGGGGTGCACGGCTGTGTTCACGGCCAATGACCACATGGCCCTGGGGGTGCTTCGCGCTTTCCGCGAAAAGGGCATTTCCGTTCCCGGGGACATCAGCCTGGTGGGTTTCGACGACGTACCCGAGGCGTCCTCGTACACCCCGCCGCTCACCACGGTCCACCAGGATTTCACGGAGGTGGGCCACCGGTGCGTGGACAACGTCCTCCATCAGATCCGCAGCAACACCGCTGATCCCGGCATGGTCCTGGTGCCCACACGCCTGATCGTCCGCGAGAGCACGGCACCGCCTCTCCGTCCCTGA
- a CDS encoding LacI family DNA-binding transcriptional regulator: protein MDSQENSSGTPSAAAPLKQARRAQPVTLRQVAEAAGVSTATVSLVVNKKKAARISDETRKRVHEAIQDLGYRPNAMAQTLVSGSSRFIGLVADAIATTPFAGQIIHGAQDEAWKHGFALLIANTEGNRELETDAIAMMLEYKVRGILYSTWFHRATDVPDSLRESDFVLVNCFAEEPGARAVVPDEVQGGRSATEILLRHGHRRIAFINATIPAPAKDGRLQGYREALEAEGVAFDDGLVLEAYPDQEGGFGATEALLKLGVTAVYCYNDRMAMGLYDGLREHGLSIPDDIAVVGFDNQEVIAAHLRPPLSTVSLPHYELGAAGVRVLLGLDEAQSSGPGKIYCPTVERNSVRALAPA from the coding sequence ATGGATTCGCAGGAGAACAGTTCGGGTACGCCCTCGGCGGCTGCCCCCTTGAAGCAGGCCCGCCGCGCCCAGCCGGTCACCCTGCGTCAGGTAGCCGAAGCCGCAGGCGTTTCCACAGCCACTGTTTCCCTGGTAGTGAACAAGAAAAAGGCAGCCCGGATCTCCGATGAGACCCGCAAGCGGGTACACGAGGCGATACAGGATCTCGGCTACCGGCCCAACGCCATGGCCCAAACCCTGGTCAGCGGCAGTTCCAGGTTCATCGGCCTCGTCGCCGACGCCATCGCCACCACCCCGTTCGCCGGCCAGATCATCCACGGCGCCCAGGATGAAGCCTGGAAACATGGCTTCGCCCTCCTCATAGCCAACACCGAAGGCAACCGGGAGCTTGAGACGGACGCCATCGCCATGATGCTCGAATACAAGGTCCGCGGCATCCTCTACTCCACCTGGTTCCACCGGGCCACGGACGTGCCGGATTCCCTCCGCGAATCGGATTTCGTCCTCGTCAACTGCTTTGCCGAGGAACCCGGTGCCCGGGCTGTGGTCCCGGACGAAGTCCAGGGCGGCCGTTCAGCCACAGAAATCCTGCTCCGGCATGGCCACCGCCGGATCGCCTTCATCAACGCCACCATCCCCGCCCCGGCGAAGGACGGACGGCTCCAGGGCTACAGGGAAGCGTTGGAAGCCGAAGGCGTTGCCTTCGACGACGGACTGGTCCTTGAAGCCTATCCGGACCAGGAAGGCGGGTTTGGAGCAACCGAGGCACTCCTCAAACTCGGCGTCACGGCCGTGTATTGCTACAACGACCGAATGGCGATGGGACTGTACGACGGGCTGCGCGAGCATGGGCTCTCCATCCCGGACGACATAGCCGTGGTGGGATTCGACAACCAGGAAGTCATTGCCGCCCACCTCCGGCCCCCGCTTTCCACCGTCTCCCTCCCCCACTACGAACTGGGCGCAGCCGGCGTGAGAGTGCTGCTGGGCCTTGACGAAGCACAGTCCAGCGGCCCCGGGAAAATTTACTGCCCCACCGTGGAACGGAACTCCGTCCGGGCGCTGGCCCCCGCCTGA
- a CDS encoding carbohydrate ABC transporter permease, protein MTAPAAPVTRPVTAPPESRPPLRRRRPPSLHGTLSRVIIALIVIVQVYPLAWLFITSLRTEHDFATGDPFALPKAVTFENYARAFETGNLGMNILNSFIVTMGANVLIVLLGMMAAYALQVLGFRFSKFVRSLFLIGIIVPVQIALVPLFIDYASINLLDTYPSMIIPLAGFALPMSIYLFCSFFEYIPRETYEAASLDGAGPYRIFGLITLPLSVNTVVTVVLVNSIFIWNDFIFANTFVLSEELKTIPLGLQNYIGAMGKTDWTATFAAVCVTITPLLLVFLVLNKAMIQGLESGASKG, encoded by the coding sequence ATGACCGCGCCAGCAGCCCCAGTCACCCGGCCTGTCACAGCACCGCCAGAGAGCCGGCCGCCGCTCCGCAGACGGCGGCCGCCCAGCCTGCACGGCACCCTGTCGAGGGTCATCATCGCCCTCATCGTCATCGTGCAGGTCTACCCCCTGGCCTGGCTTTTCATCACCAGCCTCCGCACCGAACACGACTTCGCCACCGGCGACCCGTTCGCGCTGCCCAAGGCGGTCACTTTCGAGAACTACGCCCGTGCTTTCGAGACCGGCAACCTCGGAATGAACATCCTTAACAGTTTCATTGTCACCATGGGCGCCAACGTGCTGATTGTGCTCCTGGGAATGATGGCCGCCTATGCCCTGCAGGTCCTCGGCTTCCGCTTCAGCAAGTTTGTCCGGAGCCTTTTCCTGATCGGCATCATCGTTCCCGTGCAGATCGCCCTCGTCCCGCTCTTCATCGACTACGCCTCAATCAACCTGCTCGACACCTACCCGTCGATGATCATCCCGCTGGCCGGCTTCGCCCTGCCGATGTCCATCTACCTCTTCTGCTCCTTCTTTGAATACATCCCCCGGGAAACCTACGAGGCCGCGTCATTGGACGGGGCCGGGCCGTACCGCATCTTCGGACTCATCACCCTCCCCCTTTCGGTCAATACCGTTGTGACGGTGGTGCTGGTCAACAGCATCTTCATTTGGAACGACTTCATCTTCGCCAACACCTTTGTCCTTTCCGAGGAGCTGAAAACCATCCCGCTGGGCCTGCAGAACTACATCGGCGCGATGGGGAAAACGGACTGGACAGCCACGTTCGCCGCCGTCTGCGTCACCATCACGCCCCTGCTCCTTGTCTTCCTCGTGCTCAACAAGGCGATGATCCAGGGCCTGGAGAGCGGGGCGAGCAAGGGATGA
- a CDS encoding carbohydrate ABC transporter permease, translating to MLPNRSRLSVLVFLLPPLLLYGVAVLFPIMQSLFLSFFSWNGISDMEFVGLANYVRMLTADDIFWRSFFNALGYLAICLVLQLGGALLVASLLTSMSRGRELIKTLYLLPAVISTVAIAFLFVRIYSVEPVGLLNQLLHWIGLGALERPWLSDINTVLTAVSAPEGWRFTGLYMLIIYAALLSVPKELEEAARLDGASRWQLFTKIRFPHIMPVWITTTIMATTYGLRGFDIPYLMTNGGPGQSSELLTTYMYKTAFISTDFGYASTIAVFIVVECLVAVGLILFMLKRKADA from the coding sequence ATGCTTCCCAACCGGTCACGACTCTCCGTCCTGGTCTTCCTGCTCCCGCCCCTGCTGCTTTATGGCGTCGCAGTGCTGTTCCCCATCATGCAGTCGCTGTTCCTGAGCTTCTTCTCCTGGAACGGCATCAGTGACATGGAGTTCGTGGGGCTCGCCAACTACGTGCGGATGCTCACCGCGGACGACATCTTCTGGCGCTCGTTCTTCAACGCCCTCGGCTATCTGGCCATCTGCCTGGTCCTGCAGCTCGGCGGCGCACTGCTCGTCGCCAGCCTCCTGACCTCCATGAGCCGCGGCCGCGAGCTCATCAAAACCCTCTACCTGCTGCCTGCTGTTATCTCTACGGTGGCCATCGCGTTCCTGTTCGTGCGGATCTACTCCGTCGAACCCGTGGGCCTGCTCAACCAGCTCCTGCACTGGATCGGCCTCGGCGCCCTTGAACGGCCCTGGCTCTCGGACATCAACACCGTCCTCACCGCCGTCTCCGCCCCGGAAGGCTGGCGGTTCACGGGACTTTACATGCTCATCATCTACGCGGCGCTGCTGTCCGTTCCGAAGGAATTGGAGGAGGCCGCCCGGCTCGACGGCGCATCGCGGTGGCAACTGTTCACCAAGATCCGCTTCCCCCACATCATGCCCGTCTGGATCACCACCACGATCATGGCAACAACCTACGGCCTGCGCGGCTTCGACATCCCGTACCTCATGACCAACGGCGGCCCAGGGCAGTCCTCGGAGCTGCTGACCACGTACATGTACAAGACAGCATTCATCAGCACCGATTTCGGATACGCCAGCACCATCGCCGTCTTCATCGTCGTCGAATGCCTGGTCGCCGTCGGACTGATCCTCTTTATGCTCAAGCGAAAGGCGGACGCATGA
- a CDS encoding ABC transporter substrate-binding protein, giving the protein MKKLFRTAAVATAAALALAGCGGGGTTDPSNVSPTGEVKAREISWLLSRPADGAVINIMKKLADDYAKDHPGFSLNLITTPDRPSYIQKLETLAAANKLPELFDTDATPFAQQLAKQGKMVDAEKLLKSLDVYDDYRPSALDYQRFDDGSLHMIPFQFELEFIWYNKALLQKAGVSAPKSLDDIPAMCTALREAGITPIAIDGQDQWPLERYVAYQPFREAGPDFIQKLKKGEAKFSDPAGQKTVQWLASLGKAKCFQDGFSSQGYSDAQNQFTSGQAAMYNIGTWELPSLATDKLNPAVRDDIDFFTLPTTEGSVTAGNEFVSPSGIGMAVNAKTYDPLVSDFLKFALTKYPSEYAATGALSPTTNVETIVPANATPLYKKALEKANDLGDEQAMPWDTQLDPTTNGRLQQELVLLVQGNITPEQFTSTMDNAVAQNAPKFFK; this is encoded by the coding sequence ATGAAGAAGTTATTCCGAACGGCGGCCGTGGCGACGGCAGCAGCACTCGCCCTCGCCGGATGCGGCGGCGGAGGAACCACAGACCCTTCCAATGTCAGTCCCACCGGGGAGGTCAAGGCCCGCGAAATCTCGTGGCTGCTGTCCCGGCCGGCCGACGGGGCTGTCATCAACATCATGAAGAAACTCGCGGACGACTACGCCAAGGACCACCCGGGCTTCTCGCTCAACCTGATCACCACCCCGGACAGGCCCTCCTACATCCAGAAGCTCGAAACCCTGGCCGCCGCGAACAAGCTTCCAGAGCTCTTCGACACCGACGCCACACCTTTTGCCCAGCAGCTGGCCAAACAGGGAAAAATGGTGGACGCGGAAAAGCTGCTCAAGTCCCTGGACGTTTATGACGACTATCGGCCCAGCGCACTGGACTACCAGCGGTTCGACGACGGATCCCTGCACATGATTCCGTTCCAGTTCGAGCTGGAATTCATCTGGTACAACAAGGCCCTGCTGCAGAAGGCAGGAGTGTCCGCCCCGAAATCCCTCGACGACATCCCCGCCATGTGCACGGCCCTGCGTGAAGCCGGCATCACCCCGATCGCCATCGATGGCCAGGACCAGTGGCCCCTGGAACGGTACGTCGCGTACCAGCCGTTCCGCGAAGCCGGCCCCGATTTTATCCAGAAGCTCAAAAAGGGCGAAGCGAAGTTCTCTGACCCCGCAGGCCAAAAGACCGTCCAATGGCTGGCATCGCTCGGCAAGGCCAAGTGCTTCCAGGATGGGTTTTCCTCACAGGGCTACTCAGACGCGCAGAACCAGTTCACCTCCGGACAGGCAGCCATGTACAACATCGGCACCTGGGAACTGCCCAGCCTTGCAACGGACAAGCTGAACCCGGCAGTGCGGGATGACATCGACTTCTTCACCCTCCCCACCACTGAAGGATCAGTCACAGCGGGCAACGAGTTCGTCTCTCCGTCCGGTATCGGTATGGCGGTCAACGCCAAGACCTACGACCCGCTGGTGAGCGACTTCCTGAAGTTCGCCCTGACAAAATACCCGTCCGAATACGCGGCCACCGGCGCTCTGTCCCCCACGACCAACGTGGAGACCATAGTTCCGGCCAACGCAACTCCCCTGTACAAGAAGGCCCTGGAGAAGGCCAACGACCTCGGGGACGAGCAGGCGATGCCGTGGGATACCCAGCTCGATCCGACCACCAACGGCAGGCTGCAGCAGGAGCTCGTGCTCCTGGTCCAGGGCAACATCACGCCCGAACAGTTCACCAGCACGATGGATAACGCCGTCGCGCAGAACGCCCCGAAGTTCTTCAAGTAA
- a CDS encoding GH32 C-terminal domain-containing protein, with the protein MKHSVFFQPSDGWVGDLIPFQKDGEFWLFYLHEVRADPKPGTSWHLVTTKDLTQFEDHGVALQHGGEADLDFNAYTGSVVVDGTGSHHLFYTGQNPQNLGPDGAPLQLVMHATSIDGMQTWVKHPELTFGAPDGYESGDWRDPFVFRDEASGQWRMLLAARHSAGPERRRGVIAQCVSTDLVTWQDTEPFWDPRRYITHECPDVFSWGDWWYMVYSEFSESFTTRYRMAKSPDGPWSVPDLDSVDGRAFYASKTAERDGRRFFFGWIASKEGNADDGPWQWAGTMSVLEARQNPDGTLGFAFADELVDSFWEDVPVSLANGLPARLHVPDAYTAVVSDEELPGQFYAKAVLDIEPNTTECGLLLRSSQDGDQSYVLRLEPKRGRMVFDRWPRKVTGDAQWHVSGDVPFAIELERPCDLAPGQHTLEVVVDGDLCVAVLDRQVALSTRIYDLAAGRIGVFTGEGSATLTEFQIRQRTDN; encoded by the coding sequence ATGAAACACTCAGTCTTCTTTCAGCCCTCCGATGGATGGGTTGGAGATCTTATCCCCTTCCAGAAGGACGGAGAGTTCTGGCTCTTCTACCTTCATGAGGTCCGCGCCGACCCGAAGCCGGGAACCTCGTGGCACCTGGTAACCACTAAAGACCTCACGCAGTTTGAGGACCATGGTGTTGCCCTCCAACACGGGGGCGAAGCCGACCTTGATTTCAACGCCTACACAGGAAGCGTCGTCGTCGACGGAACCGGTAGCCACCACCTGTTCTACACGGGCCAAAACCCGCAAAACCTCGGACCGGACGGCGCCCCTCTTCAGCTGGTTATGCACGCCACGAGCATCGACGGCATGCAGACCTGGGTGAAGCACCCGGAACTCACCTTCGGCGCCCCGGACGGCTATGAGTCAGGCGACTGGCGGGATCCTTTCGTCTTCCGGGACGAGGCCTCAGGGCAGTGGAGGATGCTTCTGGCGGCGCGGCACTCCGCAGGACCGGAACGCCGGCGAGGTGTCATAGCCCAGTGCGTCTCCACCGACCTGGTGACATGGCAGGACACTGAACCGTTCTGGGATCCGCGCCGCTACATCACCCATGAATGCCCGGACGTCTTCTCTTGGGGCGACTGGTGGTACATGGTCTACTCGGAGTTCTCCGAATCATTCACCACCCGGTACCGCATGGCCAAGAGCCCCGACGGTCCATGGAGCGTACCGGACCTGGACAGCGTGGACGGGCGCGCCTTCTACGCCTCCAAGACTGCCGAACGCGACGGACGCCGGTTCTTTTTCGGATGGATCGCCAGCAAGGAAGGCAACGCCGACGACGGTCCCTGGCAGTGGGCGGGCACGATGTCCGTCCTGGAAGCCCGGCAAAACCCGGACGGAACCCTGGGATTCGCTTTCGCCGACGAACTCGTGGACAGCTTCTGGGAGGACGTCCCGGTATCCCTGGCTAACGGGCTGCCGGCGCGGCTGCATGTGCCGGACGCGTACACGGCCGTCGTCTCTGACGAAGAACTGCCCGGCCAGTTCTATGCCAAGGCAGTCCTGGACATCGAACCCAACACCACCGAATGTGGGTTGTTGCTGCGCTCCAGCCAGGACGGGGACCAATCCTATGTTCTGCGCCTGGAACCGAAGCGCGGCCGCATGGTGTTCGACCGTTGGCCGCGGAAAGTCACCGGTGACGCCCAATGGCACGTCTCCGGGGACGTTCCGTTCGCCATCGAACTGGAACGCCCCTGCGACCTTGCTCCCGGGCAGCACACGCTCGAAGTCGTTGTGGACGGGGACCTGTGTGTTGCCGTCCTGGATCGGCAGGTGGCTCTCAGCACCAGGATTTACGACCTGGCAGCGGGGCGGATCGGCGTCTTCACCGGGGAAGGGTCCGCGACCCTGACTGAATTTCAGATACGTCAGCGCACAGACAACTAA
- a CDS encoding TetR/AcrR family transcriptional regulator — MDTKTVKNGEQVDRQSRILEAALDLLSRHGISGVNMRAVAREAGVALGLVNYYYEDKMSLIRAALHRIDQHDLMLVTPDPDSPPDEQLKKALQRVAGPELLTTQYLSLRLHLWALAQAHEDFASINAAAFERYLQGLATLIRNARPELSNEQCRERAADIVVVQNGMWLTALLGVDKESIRRSIARTEEIAFAS, encoded by the coding sequence GTGGATACAAAGACCGTGAAAAACGGCGAACAGGTTGACAGGCAGTCGCGCATTCTCGAAGCGGCGCTGGACCTGCTGTCGCGCCACGGCATTTCAGGAGTCAATATGCGGGCGGTGGCACGCGAAGCGGGCGTGGCGCTCGGATTGGTGAACTATTACTACGAAGACAAGATGAGCCTGATCCGTGCGGCCCTGCACCGGATAGACCAGCATGATCTGATGCTGGTCACGCCGGACCCGGACTCGCCCCCCGACGAGCAGCTGAAGAAGGCCCTCCAGCGCGTCGCGGGCCCGGAGTTGCTGACCACACAATATCTGTCCCTGCGGCTCCACCTGTGGGCGCTGGCACAAGCCCATGAAGACTTCGCCTCCATCAATGCGGCAGCGTTCGAGCGCTACCTCCAAGGGCTCGCCACGCTGATCCGAAATGCCAGGCCCGAGCTTTCCAATGAACAATGCAGGGAGCGCGCGGCTGACATCGTCGTCGTGCAAAACGGGATGTGGCTAACGGCGCTCCTTGGTGTTGACAAGGAATCCATCCGGCGGAGCATTGCCCGCACTGAAGAGATCGCTTTCGCCAGCTAG
- the betA gene encoding choline dehydrogenase, producing MTKTHYDYVIVGGGSAGSVLANRLSEGGQSSVLVLEAGRSDYPWDLFIQMPAALTFPSGNPLYDWRYQSDPEPFMGGRRVAHARGKVLGGSSSINGMIFQRGNPLDYERWGADAGMDTWDFAHCLPYFNKMENALAADPDDELRGHDGPLVLERGPATNPLFQAFFKAAQEAGYPLTDDVNGYRQEGFAAFDRNVHKGQRLSASRAHIRPNAGRQNLTVLTRAMVTKVNFKGTTATGVTYRRNGQTHVVNAGEVILSGGAINTPQLLQLSGVGEAGHLGSLGIKPVVNLPGVGENLQDHLEVYIQHACTQPVSMQPNLDLWRYPLIGLQWLLGRKGPAATNHFEGGGFVRSNDDVAYPNLMFHFLPVAVRYDGQKADAKHGYQVHIGPMYSDARGTLKIKSTDPTVHPSMLFNYLSTEQDRREWVEAIHVARDILGQSAMMPFSGGELSPGQSVRTDAEILDWVARDAETALHPSCTAKMGPESDPMAVVNPLDMSVHGTKGLRVVDASAMPYVTNGNIYAPVMMLAERASDLILGKAPLAPQHAEFYRHGISPLEKDGTERHGAGTATAPAPKARA from the coding sequence ATGACAAAAACCCACTATGACTACGTCATCGTCGGCGGCGGAAGCGCGGGTTCCGTGCTCGCCAACCGGCTGAGCGAAGGAGGCCAGAGCAGCGTCCTGGTTCTCGAGGCCGGACGCAGCGACTACCCCTGGGACCTGTTCATCCAGATGCCCGCCGCGCTAACGTTCCCCAGCGGCAACCCGCTCTATGACTGGCGGTACCAGTCGGACCCCGAGCCCTTTATGGGCGGCCGCCGCGTGGCACATGCCCGCGGCAAGGTCCTGGGCGGTTCCAGCTCCATCAACGGCATGATCTTCCAGCGCGGCAATCCCCTCGACTATGAGCGGTGGGGCGCTGACGCCGGCATGGACACCTGGGACTTCGCCCACTGCCTGCCCTACTTCAACAAGATGGAAAACGCGCTGGCAGCGGATCCGGACGACGAACTCCGCGGCCACGACGGCCCGCTGGTCCTGGAACGCGGTCCGGCCACCAACCCGCTTTTCCAGGCGTTCTTCAAGGCCGCGCAGGAAGCTGGCTACCCGCTGACCGATGACGTCAACGGCTACCGTCAGGAAGGCTTTGCAGCTTTCGACCGCAACGTGCACAAGGGCCAGCGCCTCTCGGCTTCAAGGGCCCACATCCGCCCCAATGCAGGCCGGCAGAACCTTACCGTGCTGACCCGGGCGATGGTCACCAAGGTCAACTTCAAGGGCACCACGGCCACCGGCGTCACCTACCGCCGCAACGGACAGACCCACGTGGTCAATGCAGGCGAGGTCATCCTGTCCGGCGGTGCCATCAACACCCCGCAGCTGCTGCAGCTCTCCGGCGTGGGCGAAGCCGGACACCTGGGCTCCCTGGGCATCAAGCCCGTGGTCAACCTTCCCGGCGTCGGCGAGAACCTGCAGGACCACCTGGAGGTCTACATCCAGCACGCGTGCACCCAGCCGGTGTCCATGCAACCAAACCTGGACCTCTGGCGCTACCCCCTCATCGGCCTGCAGTGGCTGCTGGGACGCAAGGGCCCGGCGGCCACGAACCACTTCGAGGGCGGCGGGTTCGTCCGCTCCAACGACGACGTGGCCTACCCCAACCTGATGTTCCACTTCCTGCCCGTGGCCGTGCGTTACGACGGCCAGAAGGCGGATGCCAAGCACGGCTACCAGGTGCACATCGGCCCCATGTACTCCGATGCCCGGGGCACCCTGAAGATCAAGTCCACCGACCCCACCGTCCACCCGTCCATGCTCTTCAACTACCTCTCCACCGAGCAGGACCGGCGCGAATGGGTGGAGGCCATCCACGTGGCCCGCGACATCCTGGGCCAGTCCGCCATGATGCCCTTCAGCGGCGGGGAGCTCTCACCCGGGCAAAGCGTCCGGACCGACGCCGAAATCCTGGACTGGGTGGCCCGGGACGCCGAGACGGCCCTGCACCCCTCCTGCACCGCCAAGATGGGCCCGGAGTCCGATCCGATGGCCGTGGTCAACCCGCTGGACATGTCCGTCCACGGCACCAAGGGCCTGCGCGTTGTTGATGCCTCGGCCATGCCGTACGTGACCAACGGCAACATCTACGCCCCGGTGATGATGCTGGCCGAACGGGCCTCTGACCTCATCCTCGGCAAGGCGCCGCTGGCCCCGCAGCACGCGGAGTTCTACCGCCACGGGATCTCTCCACTTGAAAAGGACGGCACAGAGCGTCACGGCGCCGGTACTGCAACTGCACCTGCGCCCAAGGCAAGGGCCTAG